In Candidatus Nomurabacteria bacterium, a genomic segment contains:
- a CDS encoding cation transporter, with translation MFFQRKKQSDRQKTLLKISGMHCTSCSMTIDDSIEDLPGVDSSKTNYAKARTEVTHGDEVKADQLIQAVREAGYQAEIDIS, from the coding sequence ATGTTTTTTCAACGTAAAAAACAAAGCGATAGGCAAAAGACCCTTCTAAAAATTAGTGGTATGCATTGTACTTCATGTAGCATGACCATTGATGATAGTATTGAGGATTTGCCTGGTGTTGATTCTTCAAAAACTAATTATGCGAAAGCACGCACCGAGGTTACGCACGGTGATGAGGTAAAGGCTGACCAGCTTATTCAAGCGGTTCGCGAAGCGGGTTACCAAGCTGAAATTGATATTTCATAA
- a CDS encoding DUF1801 domain-containing protein, with the protein MQKAKTVSAYISAAPKKAQPMLRQIRKLITTVAPKAEEKISYGMPYYDWNGRLAYFAAFRDHVSFFVMSSMRSDSKWAKKLAPYQTGKATLQFPFDSKIPLSLLRQLLTHRLRELKVKSGK; encoded by the coding sequence ATGCAAAAAGCTAAAACAGTAAGTGCATATATTAGTGCAGCGCCGAAGAAAGCCCAGCCAATGCTACGGCAAATACGGAAATTAATAACAACCGTAGCACCTAAGGCGGAAGAAAAGATAAGCTATGGTATGCCTTATTATGACTGGAATGGTCGTCTAGCATATTTTGCTGCATTTCGTGATCATGTGAGCTTCTTTGTTATGTCGAGCATGCGTTCTGATTCAAAATGGGCAAAGAAACTCGCACCGTATCAAACAGGTAAAGCCACACTACAGTTTCCTTTCGATTCCAAGATTCCTCTTAGTCTACTCCGTCAGCTACTTACTCATCGTTTGCGTGAGTTAAAAGTAAAGTCCGGGAAATAA
- a CDS encoding class I SAM-dependent methyltransferase, with amino-acid sequence MVSLASTSPIFIFFVFLILFLGSAAFAGLRAAPWLPTRQRDVERMFQLSNVQPGELVMDLGAGDGRFLLHAVKQYQARAEGFEISLLPYLASLWRLRGLARSQAKMHFRDFFHQKLDQADLIACFLTPKAMAKLEKKWLAEAKPGSRLVSYAFPFPNISPKKADKPDPKSGTVYLYIR; translated from the coding sequence ATGGTAAGCCTCGCTTCCACATCGCCAATTTTCATCTTCTTTGTCTTTCTTATTTTATTTCTTGGTAGCGCTGCTTTCGCTGGCTTGCGGGCAGCGCCTTGGCTTCCTACTCGTCAACGTGATGTTGAGCGGATGTTTCAGTTAAGCAATGTCCAGCCAGGCGAGCTTGTCATGGACCTGGGAGCCGGTGACGGCCGCTTTTTGCTTCATGCGGTAAAGCAATATCAGGCTCGGGCGGAGGGTTTTGAGATTTCGCTTCTTCCTTACCTTGCCTCGTTATGGCGTTTGCGCGGTTTAGCTCGATCACAGGCAAAAATGCATTTCCGAGATTTTTTTCATCAGAAGCTTGATCAAGCCGATCTAATTGCCTGTTTTCTTACTCCAAAAGCCATGGCTAAGCTTGAAAAGAAGTGGTTAGCCGAGGCAAAACCGGGAAGTCGCTTAGTAAGCTATGCTTTTCCTTTCCCCAATATTTCTCCAAAAAAGGCTGATAAACCTGATCCAAAGAGCGGGACAGTCTACCTCTATATACGTTGA
- a CDS encoding cysteine--tRNA ligase, translating to MELQLFNTLTRQKEIFTQPDQSPVKMYSCGPTVYGFAHIGNLRTYVFSDLLRRTLEYNGFKVAQVMNSTDVGHLTDDADQGEDKVEQQAKREAKSALELTRSYEEAFLHDLDALHIERPTQWLRASEHIQEQIALIQQLEAKGVTYQTSDGIYYDTSTFPRYGEFARLHTAGQQEGARVQVNTEKRHPTDFALWKFSPANQQRQMEWGSPWGVGFPGWHLECSAMVMKAFGPTADIHTGGIDHIPVHHTNEIAQSEAVTGQALARFWLHGEFLIIDEGRMGKSEGNALTLKTLQAKAFDPIAYRFWLLQTHYRTKLNFTWEALEAAQRGWQNMTAEIERWGAIEPGQRNEDFEQRFHEAINNDLDLPKSMAITWELLRSEIPTNDKLATLLGFDRVLGLGIESIRPITLPEELNTLLQERETARQAKDWEKADTLRQQLLDAGYVVEDRPSGAFVRRA from the coding sequence ATGGAACTCCAGCTATTCAACACACTGACACGACAGAAAGAAATATTTACTCAACCAGACCAGAGTCCGGTAAAAATGTATTCATGCGGACCAACGGTGTATGGCTTCGCGCACATTGGTAATCTCCGCACCTATGTGTTTAGCGACCTCCTCCGCCGAACTCTTGAGTACAATGGTTTCAAAGTTGCCCAAGTCATGAACAGCACCGACGTTGGACATCTCACCGACGATGCTGATCAGGGAGAAGATAAAGTCGAGCAACAAGCCAAACGTGAAGCAAAAAGTGCGCTCGAGCTCACTCGTTCCTATGAGGAAGCCTTTCTTCATGATTTAGATGCCCTGCATATCGAACGCCCTACCCAATGGCTACGTGCGAGCGAACACATCCAAGAACAAATTGCCTTGATTCAACAACTTGAGGCAAAAGGGGTTACCTATCAGACTAGCGATGGAATTTATTATGACACCAGCACCTTCCCCCGCTACGGCGAATTCGCCCGACTACATACGGCCGGACAACAGGAAGGCGCCCGCGTGCAAGTGAATACTGAGAAGCGTCATCCGACTGACTTTGCTCTGTGGAAGTTCAGTCCAGCTAACCAACAGCGCCAAATGGAATGGGGTTCTCCTTGGGGAGTTGGCTTCCCGGGCTGGCATCTAGAGTGTTCAGCTATGGTGATGAAAGCCTTTGGACCGACTGCTGATATTCACACCGGCGGTATTGATCATATTCCTGTCCACCATACGAATGAAATTGCCCAGAGCGAAGCAGTGACCGGCCAAGCGCTGGCCCGTTTCTGGCTGCATGGCGAATTCCTTATAATAGACGAGGGTCGTATGGGTAAATCTGAAGGAAATGCGCTTACCTTAAAAACACTGCAGGCAAAGGCCTTTGATCCTATCGCCTACCGCTTCTGGCTATTGCAAACTCATTATCGCACCAAGTTAAACTTTACCTGGGAAGCTCTCGAGGCAGCCCAGCGAGGTTGGCAAAACATGACTGCCGAAATAGAGCGTTGGGGCGCTATAGAGCCGGGACAAAGGAATGAAGATTTTGAGCAGCGCTTCCACGAAGCCATCAACAATGATTTAGATCTGCCAAAATCTATGGCTATAACTTGGGAGTTGTTGCGCTCGGAAATACCTACCAATGATAAACTGGCCACCCTCTTAGGTTTTGATCGAGTTCTTGGACTAGGTATTGAAAGCATCCGCCCAATTACGCTGCCTGAGGAATTAAACACCTTATTACAAGAGCGCGAAACAGCCAGACAGGCAAAGGACTGGGAAAAGGCGGATACGCTTCGTCAGCAACTTCTCGATGCTGGGTATGTAGTTGAGGATCGACCAAGCGGCGCTTTTGTCCGCCGAGCCTAA
- a CDS encoding host attachment protein — translation MRRRLHITQTLPQFTNERALFIVTGTKSLELYEAMNGTIENVLSYRIEAPEYSDKEGHFAKRRGGKTLASGAVREDVEASLRVKFLRQLESSLQTIMHSGKVTAAYIFSPQHMMNDVVKVMPRAIQKQTKKVVQGNFTKLHPFEVLQKIVDKGEEKVQVITSEAMKLLQKAQLQTNLH, via the coding sequence ATGCGACGAAGATTACATATTACGCAAACACTGCCTCAGTTTACTAATGAGCGCGCCTTGTTTATTGTGACTGGGACAAAATCCCTCGAGCTCTATGAGGCAATGAATGGCACAATAGAAAACGTGCTCTCATATAGAATCGAGGCGCCGGAATACTCAGATAAGGAGGGCCATTTTGCCAAACGCCGAGGTGGAAAAACTCTTGCTTCTGGCGCGGTGCGAGAAGATGTGGAGGCTTCCTTGCGAGTGAAGTTTCTCCGTCAGTTAGAGAGCAGTCTGCAGACGATTATGCACAGTGGTAAGGTTACTGCAGCATATATCTTTTCCCCTCAGCATATGATGAATGATGTCGTAAAAGTTATGCCGCGAGCAATTCAGAAGCAAACAAAGAAAGTGGTGCAAGGAAACTTTACCAAGCTACACCCCTTTGAAGTGCTACAAAAAATAGTTGATAAAGGGGAGGAAAAGGTGCAGGTAATTACTAGCGAGGCAATGAAGCTCCTACAAAAGGCTCAGTTGCAAACCAATCTTCATTAG
- a CDS encoding DUF853 family protein, which yields MIFGALLQIGGPGGSLATPSVEDISQSFFEQPIVQVVWPIVLFGLVVVLALWLIRWYVRAKHRVPVALEHVVLLVTVPKEAAQDEHQPSDPRELLSVAETLYANLAGIKAEQHANILTNAWYNFLYGRTDHLAFEIVAQKGLIKFYMAVPRHLQQLLESQVQAQYPMAHIEEVPDYNIFPPQGYVAGSYLTLAKASAYPIRSYRTLESDPLNALTNVMSKLDPNEGAAIQMVLRPAGTSWQKSGHAIARRIQDGKPVGQGNSGAMSVLGATFRTLQSSVSGTSEADRRQRMEREMTPYQMTPAEQSKVEAIGVKSSKSGFHVNIRVIAASQTLARARMIHQAVVNAFSQYTSPESGNGFRQRSLLSKTRFVRDFVYRSFNEGRRYVLNTEELASLYHLPSATIETPNILWLGARKAPPPVNVPQEGLLLGTNIYRGARTPIRISREDRRRHAYIIGITGTGKSVEMQEMAKQDIRNGEGVCVIDPHGDLVEHLLGSIPEERMKDVVLFEPADTERPIGLNMLDAEGEEQIDFAIQEMIAIFYKLFPPEMIGPMFEHNMRNVMLTLAADREAPGTIVDIPRMFTDKTFQRYKLSKVQDPVVRAFWEKEMAQTSDFHKSEMLGYLISKVGRFVENRMMRNIIGQPHSGFDFRKIMDEQKILLVNLSKGRTGEVNSNLLGLILVTKLQMAAMSRAALPETERKDFYLYIDEFQNFITPSIATILSEARKYRLCLTLAHQYLGQLIEDGKSTMRDAVLGTVGTLLAFRVGGRCRSFCSTVFTGL from the coding sequence ATGATTTTTGGTGCATTATTACAAATAGGCGGGCCAGGTGGAAGTTTAGCCACCCCCTCGGTTGAAGATATTAGCCAGAGTTTTTTTGAGCAACCTATAGTGCAAGTAGTATGGCCAATAGTGCTTTTTGGGCTGGTTGTTGTATTAGCCCTCTGGTTAATTCGCTGGTATGTGCGAGCAAAGCATCGTGTGCCAGTTGCTTTGGAGCATGTAGTACTGCTCGTAACAGTGCCTAAAGAGGCGGCGCAAGATGAACATCAACCAAGTGATCCGCGCGAACTCCTCTCCGTGGCAGAAACGCTCTATGCCAACCTAGCTGGCATCAAGGCTGAACAGCACGCAAATATTCTTACGAACGCTTGGTATAATTTTCTCTATGGCCGAACCGATCATCTCGCGTTTGAAATTGTTGCGCAAAAGGGATTGATAAAGTTTTACATGGCCGTACCGAGACACTTGCAGCAGCTCCTCGAATCACAAGTACAAGCGCAATATCCCATGGCGCATATTGAGGAAGTGCCTGACTATAATATTTTCCCTCCGCAGGGTTATGTGGCGGGAAGTTATTTGACGCTCGCAAAAGCTTCCGCCTATCCAATACGCAGCTACCGTACACTTGAGTCTGATCCACTGAACGCATTAACTAATGTGATGTCAAAGCTGGACCCTAATGAAGGCGCGGCAATTCAAATGGTCTTGCGTCCGGCAGGTACGAGCTGGCAAAAGAGCGGACATGCTATTGCCAGACGTATTCAGGATGGTAAGCCGGTTGGGCAAGGTAATTCAGGTGCTATGTCAGTGCTGGGCGCCACTTTCCGTACTTTGCAATCAAGCGTCTCTGGTACAAGTGAAGCTGATCGACGGCAGCGGATGGAACGGGAAATGACTCCATATCAAATGACGCCGGCTGAGCAGAGTAAGGTGGAGGCTATTGGGGTAAAGTCTTCTAAATCAGGTTTTCATGTGAATATACGTGTCATTGCCGCCTCCCAAACCCTAGCGCGAGCACGCATGATTCATCAGGCCGTGGTGAATGCCTTTTCCCAATACACCTCACCAGAATCAGGTAATGGATTTCGACAACGCTCCCTCCTTTCTAAAACTCGTTTTGTGCGGGACTTTGTTTATCGTAGTTTTAATGAGGGCCGTCGCTATGTGTTAAATACTGAGGAATTGGCCAGTCTTTATCACCTGCCCTCAGCCACGATTGAGACTCCAAATATTCTTTGGTTGGGTGCTCGTAAGGCGCCACCACCGGTCAATGTGCCACAGGAAGGTCTCTTACTTGGTACAAATATCTATCGGGGCGCTCGCACGCCCATACGTATTTCGCGAGAAGATCGTCGCCGTCATGCCTATATCATTGGTATTACCGGCACAGGTAAATCGGTTGAAATGCAGGAAATGGCCAAGCAGGATATTCGCAACGGTGAAGGTGTCTGCGTGATTGATCCGCATGGTGATTTAGTTGAGCATTTACTGGGCTCGATACCAGAAGAACGCATGAAGGATGTGGTATTGTTTGAGCCGGCTGATACTGAGCGTCCCATTGGCTTGAATATGCTTGATGCTGAGGGAGAAGAGCAAATCGACTTTGCTATACAAGAAATGATTGCCATTTTCTACAAGCTTTTCCCGCCAGAAATGATTGGCCCGATGTTTGAGCATAATATGCGTAACGTTATGCTTACTTTAGCGGCTGATCGCGAGGCACCAGGAACGATTGTTGATATTCCACGCATGTTTACTGACAAGACTTTCCAGCGATATAAGTTGAGTAAGGTGCAAGATCCGGTTGTTCGGGCTTTTTGGGAAAAGGAAATGGCACAGACTTCAGACTTCCACAAGTCCGAAATGCTTGGCTATCTTATTTCTAAAGTCGGTCGCTTTGTAGAAAACCGCATGATGCGCAACATCATTGGTCAACCGCACTCCGGGTTTGACTTTAGGAAAATAATGGATGAACAAAAAATACTCTTGGTGAACCTCTCCAAGGGACGGACCGGTGAAGTGAACTCTAATCTGCTTGGGCTTATCCTGGTAACCAAGCTTCAAATGGCCGCAATGTCACGGGCGGCTTTGCCTGAAACAGAGCGCAAAGATTTTTACCTGTACATTGATGAATTTCAAAATTTTATTACGCCATCAATTGCAACTATTCTTTCCGAAGCGCGTAAGTATCGACTCTGCTTAACACTTGCGCATCAATATCTAGGTCAGCTTATTGAAGACGGTAAGTCGACCATGCGAGACGCGGTCTTGGGTACAGTTGGGACTTTGTTGGCTTTCCGGGTGGGCGGAAGATGCAGAAGTTTTTGCTCGACAGTTTTCACCGGTCTTTAA
- a CDS encoding ATP-dependent Clp protease ATP-binding subunit, with amino-acid sequence MEIFVPLGIGLIGLLVIFYYVKGQRDGGHHVSTLGLYANDLTHLARQGKLDPVIGRSHEIHRLIQILSRRTKNNPVLIGYSGVGKTAIVEELASEIANGKVPETLKGKRVLALDLAGLVAGTKYRGEFEKRLKTLRDEIIHANRTIILFIDEIHTLAEAGEASGAIDAADILKPALARGELQVIGASTPEEYTNYISRDSTLERRFQPVAIEEPSADMTLKILYGLRSRYEKHHGVRITDEALNYAVQLSNQKLSNRHFPDKAIDVIDEAAAKVKLESLNNQDGKVPTVIESDILTVVQEWEKDNRLEEELQAHAPKIAPTLPTSSSRNQVPV; translated from the coding sequence ATGGAAATATTTGTACCACTCGGAATTGGGTTGATTGGACTGCTGGTAATTTTTTATTACGTTAAGGGACAGAGGGATGGCGGCCATCATGTCTCGACTTTAGGTTTATACGCAAATGATTTAACCCACCTTGCACGCCAAGGGAAATTAGATCCAGTGATTGGTCGCAGTCATGAGATTCATCGACTTATTCAAATTCTCTCACGCCGTACAAAAAATAATCCCGTGTTGATCGGTTACTCAGGAGTTGGTAAGACGGCTATAGTTGAGGAGTTAGCCAGCGAAATTGCCAACGGAAAAGTTCCCGAAACTTTGAAAGGGAAACGCGTGCTAGCTCTCGACTTAGCTGGCTTGGTTGCTGGCACAAAATATCGCGGTGAATTTGAGAAGCGCTTAAAAACTTTACGCGATGAAATCATTCATGCGAACCGAACAATCATTTTGTTCATCGACGAGATTCATACCTTAGCCGAGGCAGGTGAGGCATCTGGTGCAATTGATGCAGCCGATATTCTGAAGCCGGCTCTAGCACGCGGTGAGTTACAAGTCATTGGCGCTTCTACCCCTGAAGAGTATACAAATTATATTTCACGTGACAGTACTCTAGAGCGACGCTTCCAGCCGGTTGCCATTGAAGAGCCAAGTGCCGACATGACTTTAAAAATTTTGTATGGATTACGTTCGCGATATGAAAAGCACCATGGTGTACGTATTACCGACGAGGCATTAAATTATGCGGTGCAACTTTCTAATCAAAAATTAAGCAACCGTCATTTCCCGGATAAAGCAATTGATGTGATTGATGAAGCGGCTGCCAAAGTAAAACTCGAGTCACTGAACAATCAAGACGGCAAAGTACCAACAGTTATCGAATCTGATATTCTGACCGTTGTCCAAGAGTGGGAAAAGGACAACCGACTGGAAGAAGAGCTGCAAGCGCATGCTCCTAAGATTGCGCCAACACTTCCCACCTCATCATCTCGAAACCAAGTTCCCGTATAA
- the dnaX gene encoding DNA polymerase III subunit gamma/tau, producing the protein MAGTTSLSRTYRPQTFADLVNQKHIRLPLEREIISDRIGHAYMFTGPRGVGKTTTARIFAKAINCAQRQGAEPCTKCANCQAFRENRAMDVIEMDAASHTQVDNVRENIIPNARTRPSVFPYKVFIIDEVHMLSTSAFNALLKIIEEPPEFVVFIFATTDIERVPETIISRCQRFDFRRLEAEDLLDRLQDLCKKEKVKVVDSVLEQVAHLADGSIRDAESLLSQLLSLEEKEITEEVAAMVLPRRDRERAIKVFTAITEADPLQARNELREALAAGSRVEQFYLDMLGVVQDLIQTAAEKQAKKGDIAELSTKLRPGMLSSWLRGLLELEGMLRDVQVPELPIELFILEQSQGGETISRPPEDPPSPPEPPSTPSAPTEEIPQVEEKTEAPAPKAKKEKPVKASLPADVGVQKLWESLVLKVSESSHSLAVVLKVCRPKAKEEGVFTISAAYPFHRDQLLEHKNRAVLLEALRELTGEDLKIEGVVERVEYTRADDIPQRLDDVSLDTSDRVAPAKAAPSRSEVSTGDSTWDKVLQAFSA; encoded by the coding sequence ATGGCTGGAACTACCTCATTATCACGTACCTACCGACCGCAGACTTTTGCTGATTTAGTGAACCAAAAGCATATTCGTTTGCCTTTGGAGCGGGAGATCATCAGCGACCGTATTGGCCATGCCTATATGTTCACTGGTCCGAGAGGGGTTGGTAAAACAACCACTGCTCGCATTTTTGCAAAGGCGATCAATTGTGCACAGCGCCAAGGAGCTGAGCCGTGTACCAAGTGTGCAAATTGTCAGGCCTTTCGTGAGAATCGCGCAATGGATGTCATTGAAATGGACGCGGCCTCTCATACCCAGGTAGATAATGTGCGCGAGAACATCATTCCAAACGCACGCACTCGTCCGAGTGTTTTTCCGTATAAAGTGTTTATTATCGATGAGGTGCATATGCTGTCGACCTCAGCATTTAACGCACTACTTAAGATAATTGAAGAGCCACCTGAGTTTGTGGTATTTATTTTTGCAACAACTGACATTGAACGGGTTCCGGAAACTATTATTTCACGTTGTCAGCGTTTTGATTTTCGCCGTCTAGAGGCAGAAGATTTACTCGATCGACTGCAGGATTTATGTAAGAAGGAAAAGGTAAAAGTTGTTGATTCAGTCTTAGAGCAGGTAGCTCACTTAGCAGACGGTTCAATTCGCGATGCAGAGAGTCTTTTAAGTCAGCTTCTCTCCCTCGAAGAAAAGGAAATAACTGAAGAGGTTGCGGCAATGGTTTTGCCTCGACGTGACCGCGAGCGGGCTATTAAGGTTTTTACCGCAATCACTGAAGCGGATCCACTGCAAGCACGGAATGAATTGCGTGAGGCCTTAGCGGCGGGTAGTCGCGTTGAGCAGTTCTATCTCGATATGTTGGGCGTGGTGCAAGATTTAATCCAAACAGCAGCGGAAAAACAGGCAAAGAAAGGTGATATAGCCGAACTCTCAACCAAATTACGACCAGGCATGTTGTCTAGTTGGTTGCGTGGATTATTGGAGCTGGAAGGCATGCTTCGTGATGTACAAGTGCCAGAGCTTCCAATAGAGCTTTTTATACTTGAACAATCCCAGGGAGGGGAGACAATAAGTCGTCCACCTGAAGATCCGCCAAGCCCACCTGAGCCTCCTTCAACCCCTAGTGCTCCCACCGAGGAAATCCCTCAAGTAGAGGAAAAAACCGAAGCGCCAGCTCCTAAGGCAAAAAAAGAAAAACCCGTAAAAGCCTCTTTACCTGCTGACGTGGGGGTACAAAAGCTCTGGGAGTCATTAGTGTTAAAGGTGAGCGAAAGTTCACATAGCTTGGCCGTGGTATTAAAAGTGTGTCGTCCAAAAGCCAAAGAGGAGGGGGTTTTTACTATTTCAGCAGCTTATCCATTTCATCGTGACCAGCTGCTTGAGCATAAAAATAGGGCAGTGCTTCTTGAAGCACTTCGTGAATTGACTGGCGAGGACTTAAAAATTGAAGGGGTGGTTGAGCGAGTAGAGTACACGCGGGCTGATGATATTCCTCAACGCTTGGATGATGTGAGTCTTGATACGAGTGATCGCGTGGCCCCTGCAAAAGCGGCCCCTAGTCGCTCAGAGGTTTCGACTGGTGATAGCACTTGGGACAAGGTCTTGCAGGCTTTTAGCGCATAA
- a CDS encoding response regulator transcription factor: MKILLIEDNPEIREFLKPALEAEAFSVDIAENGNIGAKMSWDHTYDLIILDYMLPDKNGWEVCQEIRNRGNKVPILALSVVNDTEKKVEFLNSGADDYLTKPFSFNELLARIRALLRRPDTFVHNTLAVGDLEMDLIQQTVRCGGQEVYLTRKEFELLEYLMRNPDRPLSRGMIIEHVWDMAINTFSNTIETHIFNLRRKLNEKASRQIIETLPGRGYKISSVSKITS, encoded by the coding sequence ATGAAAATACTACTCATCGAAGACAACCCAGAAATCCGTGAGTTTCTCAAGCCGGCTTTAGAAGCGGAGGCTTTTTCAGTTGATATTGCTGAGAATGGTAACATTGGTGCAAAAATGTCATGGGATCACACCTATGACTTGATTATTTTGGACTACATGCTGCCGGATAAAAATGGCTGGGAAGTATGCCAAGAAATAAGAAATCGTGGAAATAAGGTACCTATTCTCGCACTTTCGGTGGTAAATGATACCGAAAAGAAAGTAGAATTTCTCAACTCAGGCGCTGATGACTATCTCACGAAACCTTTTTCCTTTAATGAATTATTAGCCAGAATTAGGGCACTTTTGCGTCGACCCGATACTTTTGTGCACAATACACTGGCCGTTGGTGACCTTGAAATGGATCTCATTCAGCAAACAGTACGATGTGGGGGCCAAGAAGTATATCTAACTCGCAAAGAGTTTGAATTATTGGAGTATTTAATGCGAAACCCAGATCGTCCTTTATCCCGAGGAATGATTATTGAGCATGTCTGGGATATGGCAATTAATACTTTTTCAAACACAATAGAAACGCATATTTTCAATTTGCGTCGGAAGCTCAATGAAAAAGCTTCGCGACAAATAATCGAAACACTCCCGGGTCGAGGTTATAAAATAAGTTCAGTTTCCAAAATCACTTCTTAA
- a CDS encoding M48 family metallopeptidase, whose amino-acid sequence MHTYRLIRSRRRSVAVLITPEAQLLIRAPLQFPVEKIEELLRQKSTWIEQHLQRIRKNGGPRKVKQYQEGERFNYKGKIFTLHFSSIKKATLRDDVLLLPTQKRLQAKKLVHEWYKREAREYLFSRIQEWSERTGLKYKKLRLSSAKTRWGSCSLGGNIALSWRLILLPSEAIDYVLVHELAHLLEHNHSKKFWQRVASILPNYQLQKQWFRQNRHLDTL is encoded by the coding sequence ATGCATACGTATCGCCTTATTCGGTCACGCCGAAGAAGTGTGGCAGTATTGATTACGCCCGAAGCGCAATTGCTGATCCGAGCTCCTCTTCAATTCCCGGTAGAAAAAATCGAAGAACTCCTACGACAGAAGTCGACCTGGATTGAGCAGCATCTCCAACGGATAAGAAAGAACGGTGGACCGAGAAAAGTAAAACAATATCAAGAAGGGGAGCGTTTTAACTATAAAGGTAAAATATTTACCCTACATTTTTCCTCAATAAAAAAAGCAACTCTCCGAGATGATGTTTTGCTTCTACCAACACAAAAAAGACTTCAGGCAAAAAAACTAGTGCACGAATGGTACAAGAGAGAGGCGCGAGAATATCTTTTTTCACGAATTCAGGAATGGAGCGAGCGGACCGGCTTAAAGTATAAAAAACTTCGTTTGAGCAGCGCTAAAACACGCTGGGGTTCCTGCAGTCTGGGTGGAAATATCGCTTTGAGCTGGCGTCTTATCTTATTACCCTCCGAAGCAATTGATTATGTGCTCGTACATGAGTTAGCCCATCTACTTGAGCATAATCACAGCAAGAAATTTTGGCAGCGGGTCGCCAGTATTTTGCCGAATTACCAGCTACAGAAGCAATGGTTTCGACAGAACCGGCATCTTGATACCCTATAG
- a CDS encoding response regulator yields MSKPRVLHFEDDPAFAEKFGQRLRQAGFEVRHFTNPSADPVSIVMNEKPDLIISDIVMPVMNGIASARCIKADQRTKHIPLILLSSLCSRVDMQAGREVADQYVVKYEGGMDEAITYAKSFVSV; encoded by the coding sequence GTGTCTAAACCTCGAGTACTTCATTTTGAAGATGACCCAGCTTTTGCAGAAAAGTTTGGCCAGCGTCTGCGCCAAGCTGGCTTTGAGGTGCGACACTTTACTAACCCAAGTGCTGATCCGGTATCTATAGTTATGAATGAAAAGCCGGACCTGATAATTTCAGATATTGTTATGCCAGTGATGAATGGAATTGCCTCTGCTCGTTGCATTAAAGCTGACCAGCGTACAAAGCACATCCCCTTAATACTCCTTAGCTCCCTATGTTCACGCGTGGATATGCAAGCAGGTAGGGAAGTGGCTGATCAGTACGTGGTGAAATACGAAGGCGGCATGGATGAAGCCATCACCTATGCAAAAAGCTTTGTCTCAGTGTAA
- a CDS encoding HAMP domain-containing histidine kinase — MTTREISIYGSPLLFRQLILNLLTNAIEAYQGTEQKDKTVLITLHADNANNELSVRDHGVGIPKDKLYKIFEPFYTTKPSDTGIGIGLSTVKSIVEQELGGSIKVQSGEYTTFTIRWPQNSSPTRHGEH, encoded by the coding sequence GTGACCACTAGAGAAATTTCCATTTATGGCTCCCCTCTCCTGTTTAGACAGCTCATACTCAATCTCCTAACCAACGCGATTGAGGCGTATCAAGGAACTGAGCAAAAAGATAAAACTGTACTCATCACACTTCATGCAGATAATGCAAATAATGAACTGAGCGTCCGAGATCATGGAGTTGGTATCCCGAAAGATAAGCTCTATAAAATATTTGAGCCATTTTATACGACCAAGCCTAGTGATACTGGGATAGGCATTGGACTATCCACCGTTAAAAGTATTGTTGAGCAAGAATTGGGAGGAAGTATTAAGGTGCAAAGCGGCGAATATACAACCTTTACCATTCGTTGGCCTCAAAACTCTTCACCGACGCGACATGGAGAACACTAA
- a CDS encoding YdeI/OmpD-associated family protein: protein MSQKISPGTAHTVPPDLQKALSADKAALGLWEKLTPLARNEWICWTTFVKKEETRKEHVRRVVSELKEGMRRPCCWLGCIHRKDKAVSPSVRGILEKRNKKTARKK, encoded by the coding sequence ATGTCTCAAAAAATTTCCCCTGGAACAGCTCATACAGTTCCACCTGACCTACAAAAAGCATTAAGCGCTGATAAGGCCGCTCTTGGATTATGGGAGAAACTTACACCACTTGCTCGTAATGAGTGGATTTGTTGGACCACCTTTGTGAAAAAGGAAGAAACGAGAAAGGAGCATGTCCGACGAGTGGTGAGTGAGCTAAAGGAAGGTATGCGACGTCCATGTTGTTGGTTAGGCTGTATTCATAGAAAAGATAAAGCAGTTAGTCCTTCAGTACGAGGGATACTTGAGAAACGAAATAAGAAAACCGCAAGAAAGAAGTAG